The following proteins are co-located in the Microbacterium immunditiarum genome:
- a CDS encoding regulatory protein RecX → MVRFADDGGERRSAEADGGLAPVIPLFGGRTAAPAPQPEPEAARGDVEADAAWHPTWVTSRAEEESTPADDRDPDDDRAADAGLAEKALLKKLRTRSLSESEARGVLVGHGLDDAAAEDVLASMREYGYLDDAALAEQLIHAGVDRKGQGRRVIAQTLAKRGIPREIADAALAALPDDDLERALEFARTKARSLEGVDRDTALRRLAGQLARRGYGSVSLTAARMALDESPSAPNGVRFR, encoded by the coding sequence ATGGTCCGGTTCGCTGACGACGGGGGCGAGCGGCGCTCGGCTGAGGCCGACGGCGGGCTCGCCCCCGTCATCCCCCTGTTCGGTGGGCGCACCGCAGCTCCCGCGCCGCAACCTGAGCCCGAAGCCGCGCGCGGCGACGTCGAGGCGGATGCCGCGTGGCACCCGACCTGGGTGACCAGTCGCGCGGAGGAGGAGTCCACCCCAGCCGACGACCGCGATCCCGACGACGATCGTGCGGCCGACGCCGGTCTCGCCGAGAAGGCCTTGCTCAAGAAGCTGCGCACACGGTCGCTGTCCGAGTCCGAAGCGCGAGGCGTCCTCGTGGGGCACGGACTCGATGACGCCGCGGCCGAGGACGTGCTCGCTTCGATGCGCGAGTACGGGTACCTCGACGACGCAGCGCTCGCCGAGCAGCTGATCCATGCCGGGGTAGATCGCAAGGGGCAGGGGAGACGTGTCATCGCGCAGACGCTCGCCAAGCGCGGCATCCCGCGCGAGATCGCAGACGCGGCGCTGGCAGCGCTGCCCGACGACGACCTCGAACGTGCGCTCGAGTTCGCGCGGACGAAAGCGCGCTCGCTCGAGGGGGTCGACCGCGACACCGCCCTGCGCCGGCTCGCCGGGCAGCTGGCGCGCCGGGGGTACGGCTCGGTCTCTCTGACCGCCGCGCGGATGGCTCTCGACGAGTCGCCCTCCGCTCCGAACGGCGTCCGATTCCGCTGA
- a CDS encoding DUF3046 domain-containing protein, translating into MRLSEFERAVAHEFGPRAGAILTDLVLTGVGDRTANEALEAGVPARDVWLAVCEEMDVPPERRYGVGRLEPRRR; encoded by the coding sequence ATGCGCTTGAGCGAGTTCGAGCGCGCCGTCGCGCACGAGTTCGGTCCCCGGGCGGGAGCGATCCTCACGGACCTCGTGCTGACCGGCGTCGGCGACCGCACGGCGAACGAGGCGCTCGAGGCCGGCGTTCCGGCGCGCGACGTATGGCTCGCCGTGTGCGAGGAGATGGACGTGCCGCCCGAGCGCCGCTACGGCGTCGGACGGCTCGAGCCTCGACGTCGCTGA
- a CDS encoding GNAT family acetyltransferase, with amino-acid sequence MSIRIRPFERRDTESVVSLWHAAGLTRPWNDPRKDIERKLQVQPELFLVAVDADAVVGSVMAGYDGHRGWLYYLASDPAHRGAGIGRALVGEAERRLEAMGCPKVQLMVRPDNEGARGFYDALGYEPFEIWSTGKRLIADA; translated from the coding sequence GTGAGCATCCGCATCCGCCCGTTCGAGCGCCGCGACACCGAATCCGTCGTCTCCCTGTGGCACGCCGCAGGCCTCACCCGTCCGTGGAACGACCCGCGCAAGGACATCGAGCGCAAGCTTCAGGTGCAGCCCGAGCTGTTCCTCGTCGCGGTCGACGCAGATGCCGTCGTCGGCTCCGTCATGGCGGGATACGACGGCCACCGCGGGTGGCTCTACTACCTCGCGAGCGACCCCGCACACCGCGGAGCGGGCATCGGACGCGCGCTGGTCGGCGAGGCGGAGCGACGGCTGGAGGCGATGGGCTGCCCGAAGGTGCAGCTCATGGTGCGACCCGACAACGAGGGGGCTCGAGGCTTCTACGACGCCCTCGGGTACGAACCCTTCGAGATCTGGTCGACCGGCAAGCGCCTCATCGCCGACGCCTGA
- a CDS encoding class I SAM-dependent methyltransferase, with protein MSSDHYFSASPASAENLRRIRVTLAGRDVEVTTAAGVFSPDHIDSGTSVLLANTPPPPPGGDFLDLGCGWGPIALSLALQSPHATVWAVDVNERALDLVRRNAESLGLENVNAALPDDVPEDVAFRTIRSNPPIRVGKNQLHGLLERWIPRLAERSDAWLVVQRNLGSDSLQRWLAATFDQGYSVHRAATARGFRVIRVRRHGTPPTEPIDLT; from the coding sequence ATGTCGAGCGATCACTACTTCAGTGCGTCGCCGGCGAGCGCCGAGAATCTGCGACGCATCCGGGTCACACTTGCCGGTCGCGACGTCGAGGTCACGACCGCCGCGGGTGTGTTCAGCCCCGATCACATCGACTCCGGGACGAGCGTGCTTCTCGCGAACACGCCGCCACCGCCGCCCGGCGGCGACTTTCTGGACTTGGGATGCGGATGGGGCCCGATCGCGTTGAGCCTCGCACTGCAGTCGCCTCACGCCACCGTGTGGGCCGTCGACGTGAACGAGCGGGCTCTCGACCTCGTGCGGCGCAATGCGGAGTCGCTGGGACTCGAGAACGTCAACGCGGCGCTGCCCGACGATGTTCCCGAGGACGTCGCGTTCCGCACGATCCGGTCGAATCCGCCCATCCGCGTCGGCAAGAACCAGCTGCACGGGCTGTTGGAGCGCTGGATCCCGCGGCTCGCGGAGCGCAGCGATGCGTGGCTCGTCGTGCAGCGCAACCTCGGGTCGGACTCGCTGCAGCGCTGGCTCGCCGCGACCTTCGACCAGGGCTACAGCGTGCACCGCGCGGCGACGGCCCGCGGATTCCGCGTGATCCGCGTCCGGCGGCACGGGACGCCGCCGACCGAGCCGATCGACCTGACCTGA
- a CDS encoding ABC transporter ATP-binding protein — protein sequence MAIEVDGLTKRFGAVMAVDDLTIAVPDGSVFAFVGTNGAGKSTTINCLTTLLVPDGGSARVAGLDVVREAAAVRTRIGVVFQDSVLDPTLTSRENLRLRASLSHLDRRTADARIAELATLIEIGEFLDRRYRTLSGGERRRVDIARALLHRPEIVFLDEPTAGLDPASRNAVWATIGELRRQVGLTVFLTTHYLEETEEADDVCIIDRGRVVAQGTPAQLRERHSRSILSITTDDPAALRAIAEQRGIDPEVDGEVTRLAIDDAGAAREILAALGDAVLDFEFRHGSMDDVFLAVTGHESDSAHAPAEEAS from the coding sequence ATGGCGATCGAGGTCGACGGTCTGACCAAGCGATTCGGTGCGGTCATGGCCGTGGACGACCTCACCATCGCCGTGCCGGACGGCAGCGTCTTCGCGTTCGTCGGGACGAACGGCGCAGGCAAATCCACGACGATCAACTGCCTGACGACGCTGCTTGTGCCGGACGGCGGGAGCGCGCGCGTCGCGGGCCTCGACGTGGTGCGAGAAGCGGCGGCCGTTCGCACTCGCATCGGCGTGGTCTTCCAGGATTCCGTGCTCGACCCGACTCTCACATCGCGCGAGAACCTGCGCCTGAGGGCGAGTCTCTCGCATCTCGACCGGCGCACGGCCGACGCCCGCATCGCCGAGCTCGCGACGCTGATCGAGATCGGCGAGTTCCTCGACCGCCGTTACAGGACGCTCTCCGGAGGTGAACGGCGTCGTGTCGACATCGCGCGCGCACTGCTGCATCGCCCCGAGATCGTCTTCCTCGACGAGCCGACCGCAGGTTTGGACCCGGCGAGCCGCAACGCCGTGTGGGCGACGATCGGAGAACTGCGCCGGCAGGTCGGCCTCACCGTGTTCCTCACGACGCACTACCTCGAAGAGACCGAAGAGGCCGACGACGTCTGCATCATCGATCGAGGGCGGGTCGTCGCGCAGGGCACCCCTGCGCAACTGCGCGAACGGCACAGCCGCAGCATCCTGTCGATCACGACCGACGACCCGGCCGCGCTCCGCGCGATCGCCGAGCAGCGGGGCATCGACCCCGAGGTGGACGGCGAGGTGACGCGACTGGCCATCGACGACGCCGGCGCAGCACGCGAGATCCTGGCAGCTCTCGGCGACGCCGTGCTCGATTTCGAGTTCCGGCACGGAAGCATGGATGACGTGTTCCTGGCCGTGACCGGACATGAGAGCGACAGCGCCCACGCCCCGGCGGAGGAGGCCTCGTGA
- a CDS encoding ABC transporter permease has translation MNTVLSLVGRNLRIFFRDRANVFFSLLGALILFGLYVLFLGNVQTQGVAQSLPGVATEDVQAFVDSWMFAGIVLITTITTGLGSMAALVDDGESGRFRDFLVAPIRRGQLVLGYLVSAATVSLIMSLAVLVVSVLYLGILRGVWLDPAAILGSVGVVVLCCLAFTALNSFIVSFVGTAGAFAALSTIMGTLLGFIAAAYLPIGLLPAVVGNLLNSLPIAQAGVLLRRQFTAETLPAVTGGHPEADEFLRHYFGIDAIVEDWTVPTALIIGILVAMIVAFAALSALRIRARIR, from the coding sequence GTGAACACCGTGCTCTCGCTTGTCGGGCGCAACCTCCGGATCTTCTTCCGCGACCGCGCGAACGTCTTCTTCTCGCTCCTCGGTGCGCTCATCCTCTTCGGGCTGTACGTGCTGTTCCTCGGCAACGTGCAGACACAGGGCGTCGCGCAGTCGCTCCCCGGCGTGGCGACCGAGGACGTCCAGGCATTCGTCGACAGCTGGATGTTCGCGGGGATCGTGCTGATCACGACGATCACGACCGGGCTGGGGTCGATGGCGGCGCTCGTGGACGACGGTGAGAGCGGCCGCTTCCGGGACTTTCTCGTCGCTCCGATCCGCCGTGGCCAGCTCGTGCTCGGCTACCTCGTCTCGGCTGCGACGGTGTCGCTGATCATGTCGCTCGCCGTGCTCGTCGTGAGCGTGCTCTACCTCGGCATCCTCCGCGGCGTGTGGCTCGATCCCGCGGCGATACTGGGCTCGGTCGGCGTGGTGGTGCTCTGCTGCCTCGCCTTCACCGCGCTCAACTCGTTCATCGTGTCGTTCGTCGGCACGGCGGGGGCGTTCGCGGCGCTCTCGACGATCATGGGCACGCTGCTCGGGTTCATCGCCGCCGCGTACCTGCCGATCGGGCTTCTTCCGGCCGTCGTGGGCAACCTCCTCAATTCGCTTCCGATCGCCCAGGCGGGTGTGCTTCTGCGTCGTCAGTTCACCGCCGAGACCCTGCCCGCGGTGACGGGCGGCCACCCGGAGGCCGATGAGTTCCTCCGCCACTACTTCGGCATCGACGCGATCGTCGAGGACTGGACTGTCCCCACCGCCCTCATCATCGGGATCCTCGTGGCGATGATCGTGGCCTTCGCTGCTCTCTCTGCACTGCGCATCCGCGCCCGCATCCGCTGA
- the hflX gene encoding GTPase HflX, with amino-acid sequence MTDTTTPRSTEETLVDPVDRVLSRAEARSGVRVFGAAQALQDEATVAQIDTDGDQWDREERAALRRVPGLSTELEDVTEVEYRQLRLENVVLVGVHPQGAQEDAENSLRELAALAETAGAVVLDGVLQRRPHPDPATYVGRGKAHELHDIVAAVGADTVIADTELAPSQRRALEDVVKVKVIDRTTVILDIFSQHAKSREGKAQVELAQLEYLLPRLRGWGESMSRQAGGQVGAGGAGMGSRGPGETKIELDRRRIRTRMAQLRRQIRDFAPAREAKRAERKRNTVPSVAIAGYTNAGKSSLLNRLTSAGVLVENALFATLDATVRRSETSDGRVYTLTDTVGFVRNLPHQLVEAFRSTLEEVGHADVILHVVDGSHPDPAAQLATVRDVIGDVGARDIPEIVVFNKADLVDDDTRMLLRGLEPKSLFVSSRTGEGIAELRAAIEEALPLPEVEVRALVPYDRGDLVSAVHEQGIILSQDHEEEGTLLHARVGALLASRLAPYARA; translated from the coding sequence ATGACCGACACCACGACACCCCGAAGCACCGAAGAGACCCTCGTCGACCCCGTCGACAGGGTGCTCTCGCGCGCCGAAGCGCGGTCCGGGGTTCGTGTCTTCGGCGCCGCGCAGGCGCTGCAGGACGAGGCCACGGTCGCGCAGATCGACACCGACGGCGACCAATGGGACCGCGAGGAGCGCGCCGCGCTGCGCCGCGTCCCGGGTCTGTCGACGGAGCTCGAAGACGTCACCGAGGTCGAGTACCGGCAGCTGCGCCTCGAGAACGTCGTGCTCGTGGGCGTGCACCCGCAGGGCGCGCAGGAGGATGCCGAGAACTCGCTGCGCGAGCTCGCCGCCCTTGCCGAGACCGCGGGTGCGGTCGTGCTCGACGGTGTGCTGCAGCGCCGGCCGCATCCGGATCCGGCCACCTACGTCGGCCGCGGCAAGGCACACGAGCTGCACGACATCGTCGCCGCGGTCGGGGCGGACACGGTCATCGCCGACACCGAGCTCGCGCCCAGCCAGCGCCGTGCGCTCGAAGACGTCGTGAAGGTCAAGGTCATCGACCGCACGACGGTGATCCTCGACATCTTCAGCCAGCACGCGAAGAGCCGCGAGGGCAAGGCGCAGGTCGAGCTCGCCCAGCTCGAGTACCTCCTCCCGCGACTGCGCGGCTGGGGTGAGTCGATGAGCCGTCAGGCCGGTGGCCAGGTGGGTGCGGGCGGCGCGGGCATGGGCTCACGCGGACCCGGTGAGACGAAGATCGAGCTCGATCGCCGCCGCATCCGGACTCGCATGGCGCAGCTGCGCCGCCAGATCCGCGACTTCGCGCCCGCCCGTGAGGCGAAGCGCGCCGAGCGCAAGCGGAACACCGTGCCGTCGGTCGCGATCGCCGGCTACACGAACGCCGGCAAGTCGTCGCTGCTGAACCGGCTCACGAGCGCGGGAGTGCTCGTCGAGAACGCCCTGTTCGCGACGCTCGACGCGACCGTGCGGCGGTCCGAGACCTCCGATGGCCGCGTGTACACGCTGACCGACACCGTGGGCTTCGTGCGGAACCTGCCGCACCAGCTCGTCGAGGCATTCCGCTCCACGCTCGAGGAGGTCGGCCACGCCGATGTGATCCTCCACGTCGTCGACGGCTCGCACCCCGACCCCGCGGCGCAGCTCGCGACCGTGCGAGACGTGATCGGCGATGTCGGCGCGCGCGACATCCCCGAGATCGTCGTGTTCAACAAGGCCGACCTCGTCGACGACGACACGCGGATGCTCCTGCGCGGCCTCGAGCCGAAGTCGCTCTTCGTGTCGTCGCGCACCGGTGAGGGCATCGCCGAACTGCGCGCCGCGATCGAGGAGGCGCTCCCGCTCCCCGAGGTCGAGGTGCGCGCGCTCGTGCCGTACGACCGCGGCGACC
- the dapF gene encoding diaminopimelate epimerase, with product MPLIPFTKGHGTGNDFVIVADPDGDLDLSDDQVAALCDRRFGIGADGILRVVRSSATEEGASTPEAEWFMDYRNADGSKAEMCGNGMRVFARYLLQAGFASLPDGGTLPIGTRAGVKTVTTAANGFEVDLGVWRTDADALVRARGLDVARPGQGIDVGNPHIVVALGSSRELDGLDLTVQPVLDPPPPHGANIEFVVPSDPLVRDGVGSIRMRVFERGVGETLSCGTGVAAAALAVHHWAGEAAPDRWSVDVPGGTLGVRVRRDADGEHVLLSGPATLVFSGEVSLA from the coding sequence ATGCCGCTCATCCCGTTCACGAAGGGCCACGGCACCGGCAACGACTTCGTCATCGTCGCCGACCCCGATGGCGACCTCGACCTCAGCGACGACCAGGTCGCCGCACTGTGCGATCGACGCTTCGGCATCGGCGCGGACGGCATCCTGCGGGTCGTGCGCTCGTCCGCGACCGAGGAGGGCGCCTCGACGCCCGAGGCCGAGTGGTTCATGGACTACCGCAACGCCGACGGGTCGAAGGCCGAGATGTGCGGCAACGGCATGCGCGTGTTCGCGCGCTACCTGCTGCAGGCGGGCTTCGCGTCGCTGCCGGACGGCGGAACGCTGCCCATCGGCACGCGGGCGGGCGTCAAGACGGTGACGACGGCTGCCAACGGCTTCGAGGTCGACCTCGGCGTGTGGCGGACGGATGCCGACGCGCTCGTGCGCGCTCGCGGGCTCGATGTCGCGCGACCCGGGCAGGGCATCGACGTGGGCAACCCGCACATCGTCGTCGCGCTCGGCTCGTCGCGCGAGCTCGACGGACTCGACCTCACCGTGCAGCCGGTGCTCGACCCGCCGCCACCGCACGGCGCGAACATCGAGTTCGTCGTCCCGAGCGACCCGCTCGTGCGCGACGGCGTCGGATCGATCCGCATGCGCGTCTTCGAGCGCGGCGTGGGCGAGACTCTCAGCTGCGGGACCGGCGTCGCCGCGGCCGCGCTCGCCGTGCACCACTGGGCCGGTGAGGCGGCGCCCGACCGCTGGTCGGTCGACGTTCCAGGCGGGACGCTCGGGGTGCGCGTGCGTCGCGACGCCGACGGCGAGCACGTGCTGCTGTCGGGGCCGGCCACGCTCGTGTTCTCGGGCGAGGTGTCGCTGGCCTGA
- a CDS encoding helix-turn-helix domain-containing protein, protein MILVRHEIGEVLRDFRQQKGRTLRQVASRASVALGYLSEVERGQKEASSEILASVADALDVPISTIMREVGDRISVLEGLQTFPDVVPDDLMAEVGPELSLR, encoded by the coding sequence ATGATCCTTGTACGTCACGAGATCGGCGAAGTCCTGCGTGATTTCCGCCAGCAGAAGGGCCGTACCCTCCGTCAGGTCGCGAGCCGCGCAAGCGTCGCGCTCGGATACCTCAGCGAGGTCGAGCGGGGTCAGAAGGAGGCGTCGAGCGAGATCCTTGCGTCGGTCGCCGACGCACTCGACGTTCCCATCTCGACGATCATGCGCGAAGTCGGCGATCGCATCTCGGTCCTCGAGGGCCTGCAGACCTTCCCCGACGTGGTGCCCGACGACCTGATGGCCGAGGTCGGACCCGAGCTGTCGCTGCGCTGA
- the miaB gene encoding tRNA (N6-isopentenyl adenosine(37)-C2)-methylthiotransferase MiaB, with translation MTFPSSTPTLIVPSPAAVGTDGRVRTYEVRTFGCQMNVHDSERLSGSLESAGYVRADAGAEADIVVINTCAVRDNAAGKLYGTLGHLKSRKDRHEGMQIAVGGCLAQMDKQAVLEKAPWVDVVFGTHNMGSLPTLLERARHNGEAELEILESLEVFPSTLPTKRDSIYSGWVSISVGCNNTCTFCIVPSLRGKEKDRRPGDILNEIRLLVEDGAIEVTLLGQNVNSYGVEFGDRQAFGKLLRAAGEIEGLERIRFTSPHPAAFTDDVIDAMAETPAVMPQLHMPLQSGSDRILRAMRRSYRSDRFLGILDRVRAKMPDAAISTDIIVGFPGETDEDFEETMRVVEQARFASAFTFQYSIREGTPAATMPDQVPKSVVQERYDRLIALQERISLEENQKQLGRTLEVLVSTGEGKKDAETHRLTGRAEDNRLVHFEIPAGSPTPRPGDVVSVTVTHAAPFHLLADAPDGAPLRIRRTRAGDAWDRSQAESCGIPAPAGEAGAPRAVSLGLPTLRIGV, from the coding sequence ATGACCTTCCCTTCCTCCACGCCGACGCTCATCGTGCCGTCGCCCGCGGCCGTGGGCACGGATGGTCGCGTGCGCACGTACGAAGTCCGCACCTTCGGCTGCCAGATGAACGTGCACGACTCCGAGCGCCTCTCGGGTTCTCTCGAGAGCGCGGGTTACGTCCGCGCGGATGCCGGCGCAGAGGCCGACATCGTCGTGATCAACACGTGCGCGGTGCGCGACAACGCCGCCGGCAAGCTGTACGGCACGCTCGGGCACCTCAAGTCCCGCAAGGACCGCCACGAGGGCATGCAGATCGCCGTTGGCGGCTGCCTCGCGCAGATGGACAAGCAGGCCGTGCTCGAGAAGGCCCCGTGGGTCGACGTCGTGTTCGGCACGCACAACATGGGGTCGCTGCCGACCCTGCTCGAGCGCGCCCGACACAACGGCGAGGCCGAGCTCGAGATCCTCGAATCGCTCGAGGTCTTCCCCTCCACGCTCCCGACGAAACGCGACAGCATCTACAGCGGTTGGGTGTCGATCTCGGTCGGCTGCAACAACACGTGCACCTTCTGCATCGTCCCGAGCCTGCGCGGCAAGGAGAAGGACCGCCGGCCCGGCGACATCCTCAACGAGATCCGCCTGCTCGTCGAGGATGGCGCGATCGAGGTCACCCTGCTCGGCCAGAACGTCAACTCGTACGGCGTCGAGTTCGGCGACCGCCAGGCGTTCGGCAAGCTGCTGCGCGCGGCGGGCGAGATCGAAGGGCTCGAGCGCATCCGCTTCACGAGTCCGCACCCCGCCGCCTTCACCGACGACGTCATCGACGCGATGGCCGAGACGCCCGCCGTCATGCCGCAGCTGCACATGCCGCTGCAGTCGGGCAGCGACCGCATCCTGCGCGCCATGCGCCGCTCGTACCGCAGCGACCGCTTCCTCGGCATCCTCGATCGGGTGCGGGCGAAGATGCCGGATGCCGCGATCTCGACCGACATCATCGTCGGGTTCCCCGGCGAGACCGACGAGGACTTCGAAGAGACGATGCGCGTCGTCGAGCAGGCGCGGTTCGCGAGCGCGTTCACGTTCCAGTACTCGATCCGCGAGGGCACACCCGCCGCCACGATGCCCGACCAGGTGCCGAAGTCCGTCGTGCAGGAGCGCTACGACCGGCTCATCGCGCTGCAGGAGCGCATCTCGCTCGAAGAGAACCAGAAGCAGCTCGGGCGCACGCTCGAGGTGCTCGTCTCGACCGGCGAGGGCAAGAAGGACGCTGAGACCCACCGCCTCACGGGCCGCGCCGAAGACAACCGGCTCGTCCACTTCGAGATCCCCGCGGGCTCGCCCACGCCGCGACCGGGCGACGTCGTGAGCGTCACCGTCACGCACGCGGCCCCGTTCCACCTTCTCGCCGACGCGCCCGACGGCGCGCCGCTGCGCATCCGGCGCACCCGCGCGGGCGACGCGTGGGATCGCTCGCAGGCGGAGTCCTGCGGCATCCCGGCGCCCGCGGGCGAAGCCGGCGCGCCGCGAGCCGTCTCGCTCGGCCTGCCGACGCTCCGCATCGGCGTCTAA
- the miaA gene encoding tRNA (adenosine(37)-N6)-dimethylallyltransferase MiaA, with amino-acid sequence MSTSSEPTLWVVVGATGTGKTALSLDLAETLAARGRPAEIVNADAMQLYRGMDIGTAKLPEGERRGIRHHLLDVLDVTDEAAVAWYQEAARAAIRDIHDRGADAILVGGSGLYVSSVVFDFRFPPHDDELRARLEAELAEHGPGLLYARLRDLDPRTAERMDPRNGRRIVRALEVLAQGEATHGAALPDEPVLWHPSTRIIGVQVPRDELVVRLDARVEGMWRAGLVDEVERLRERGLERGVTARRAIGYAQALAQLKGEATEAEAIAETQALTRRYARRQVSWFRRYAGVLWADAGTDAATLAEWTE; translated from the coding sequence ATGTCCACGAGCAGCGAACCGACCCTGTGGGTGGTCGTCGGCGCGACCGGCACCGGCAAGACGGCGCTGTCGCTCGACCTCGCCGAGACGCTCGCCGCGCGCGGACGCCCGGCTGAGATCGTCAACGCCGATGCGATGCAGCTGTACCGCGGCATGGACATCGGCACGGCGAAGCTTCCCGAGGGGGAGCGGCGGGGCATCCGTCATCACCTGCTCGACGTCCTCGATGTCACCGACGAAGCCGCCGTCGCGTGGTACCAGGAGGCCGCCCGCGCGGCGATCCGCGACATCCACGATCGCGGCGCCGACGCGATCCTCGTCGGCGGGTCGGGGCTCTACGTGTCGAGCGTCGTGTTCGACTTCCGCTTCCCGCCGCACGACGACGAGCTCCGGGCGAGACTCGAGGCCGAGCTCGCCGAGCACGGGCCGGGACTCCTCTACGCGCGACTGCGGGATCTCGACCCGCGCACGGCCGAGCGCATGGACCCGCGCAACGGCCGGCGCATCGTCCGTGCGCTCGAGGTGCTCGCGCAGGGCGAGGCGACGCACGGCGCCGCGCTTCCGGATGAGCCGGTGCTGTGGCATCCGTCGACCCGCATCATCGGCGTGCAGGTGCCCCGCGACGAGCTCGTGGTCCGTCTCGACGCTCGCGTCGAGGGCATGTGGCGGGCCGGGCTCGTCGACGAGGTCGAGCGCCTGCGCGAGCGGGGCCTCGAACGCGGGGTCACGGCGCGCCGCGCGATCGGCTACGCGCAGGCGCTCGCGCAGCTGAAGGGCGAGGCCACCGAGGCCGAGGCCATCGCCGAGACCCAGGCCCTCACGCGGCGCTACGCGCGCCGGCAGGTGTCGTGGTTCCGCCGGTACGCGGGGGTGCTGTGGGCAGACGCCGGGACGGATGCCGCGACCCTGGCAGAGTGGACGGAGTGA
- the recA gene encoding recombinase RecA, translating to MPSPADREKALESALAQIDRQFGKGSVMRLGSDERAPVEVIPTGSIALDVALGVGGLPRGRIIEIYGPESSGKTTLTLHAIANVQRAGGIAAFIDAEHALDPDYAQKLGVDIDQLLVSQPDTGEQALEIADMLIRSGAIDLVVIDSVAALVPKAEIEGEMGDSHVGLQARLMSQALRKLTGGLNQTKTTAIFINQLREKIGVFFGSPETTAGGKALKFYASVRLDIRRIETLKDGTEAVGNRTRVKVVKNKMAPPFKQAEFDILYGVGISREGSLIDFGVEHGIVKKSGAWYTYDGEQLGQGKENARNFLLKNEDVAAEIESKIKAKLGIGVAKGAVEAPVDDLAARRPA from the coding sequence ATGCCATCACCCGCCGACCGCGAGAAGGCCCTCGAATCGGCCCTCGCGCAGATCGATCGGCAGTTCGGGAAGGGCTCGGTCATGCGACTGGGCAGCGACGAACGTGCTCCGGTCGAGGTCATCCCCACCGGCTCGATCGCCCTCGACGTCGCCCTCGGCGTCGGCGGGCTTCCCCGAGGCCGGATCATCGAGATCTACGGACCTGAGTCGTCCGGTAAGACGACCCTCACGCTCCACGCGATCGCCAACGTCCAGCGTGCCGGCGGCATCGCGGCGTTCATCGACGCGGAGCACGCACTCGACCCCGACTACGCGCAGAAGCTGGGCGTCGACATCGACCAGCTGCTCGTCTCGCAGCCCGACACGGGTGAGCAGGCGCTCGAGATCGCCGACATGCTGATCCGCTCCGGCGCGATCGACCTCGTGGTGATCGACTCGGTGGCGGCCCTCGTCCCGAAGGCCGAGATCGAGGGCGAGATGGGCGACTCGCACGTCGGCCTGCAGGCGCGCCTCATGTCGCAGGCGCTGCGCAAGCTGACCGGTGGCCTCAACCAGACCAAGACGACGGCGATCTTCATCAACCAGCTGCGCGAGAAGATCGGCGTGTTCTTCGGCTCGCCCGAGACCACGGCCGGTGGTAAGGCGCTCAAGTTCTACGCTTCGGTGCGTCTCGACATCCGTCGTATCGAGACCCTGAAGGACGGGACCGAAGCGGTCGGGAACCGCACGCGCGTCAAGGTCGTCAAGAACAAGATGGCGCCGCCGTTCAAGCAGGCCGAGTTCGACATCCTCTACGGCGTCGGGATCTCGCGCGAGGGAAGCCTCATCGACTTCGGCGTCGAGCACGGCATCGTCAAGAAGTCGGGCGCGTGGTACACGTACGACGGCGAGCAGCTCGGCCAGGGCAAGGAGAACGCGCGCAACTTCCTGCTCAAGAACGAAGACGTCGCGGCCGAGATCGAGTCCAAGATCAAGGCCAAGCTGGGCATCGGCGTCGCCAAGGGCGCGGTCGAGGCGCCTGTGGACGACCTGGCGGCACGTCGCCCGGCGTGA